A genomic segment from Aegilops tauschii subsp. strangulata cultivar AL8/78 chromosome 1, Aet v6.0, whole genome shotgun sequence encodes:
- the LOC109733609 gene encoding putative E3 ubiquitin-protein ligase LIN-1 isoform X1 — protein MTATATAFPPHASICSLISFLGHHLAALLADPADLLATRRRCVKLLAGPSPRPASSADGDDDDAVLAALQGAIDSLPSAASADAPGDAGLLHDVEAALQAPALLPEEGRTAGRDNRVVAACAYFYLALVRAAQGDAWQMAAHFLQAVLVSPAALAGGGLAPRALWDGLFDEAVLARAGGAGASEEDAARRAARRYKDWLMYYRVVAAAPDGAGASADGGGCFQPGKSAGSVIPRWRNVSEETTAQWIGHEEKSTASVSNIGGHGGFAELKYFLSCADQEFQEDAKGSSDSRCLHEMLEEAQSDSPVSFYSHIDSSEASDSEQAALHDKGRPAKIMPINADFLSSKLHERSCHNKSLTWCTSPENAMIYAPESPLYTVDDAEMQPNNLQLSRSQGSPNSLSTSVFDLHNADSYAVSNYFNKDDISPQCTPRHDLRCFSNFSTKFIKRSALSDLVSRGSMSRKFKPFSNSDDWSDASSRSGNNSQVDFLERFEKAVSKLLVSDGLESCLDASSEVTTIWQLLSHTSEVRHKPSVRQDILEQLFDSISTDKKDKVIRASVYVLVLMISEDRNVMRDIKRKDFYLSNLATVLKRDVHEAVILIYLLDPSPSEIKNLELLPSLLHVACNTATQKWPTLLPLTPTSASIALIEILVTAFDYVTNNVHLATISSPPILSKLVDVAKNNNLEEGMALAAILVRCVRLSGNCKKFLSQATPVEPFLHLLRRKEQRVKYAALEYFHEILQIPRSSAISLLQKIWQLGGIAIMHTLVACLHQTEPEQRVLAANLLLQLDMLENPDGRSVFKDEAVEVLLESLSSQENFTAQALAASFLSNLGGTYSWSGESYTAAWLSKKAGLTSKSHRNMIRNIDWQDACLQDTEINSWSNKFARAIIGIGVPFISALAKGLQSKVKGTSHDCLVCAAWLASELASLGENDIRYYACEILLLDIVHHLHPGNELDERVLACMCVYNYTSGKGKQKLMSLSEGSRESLRRLSSFTWMAEELLQVTDYYLPRKPRVSCVHTQILEIGQPGNGAATAITFFRGQLFVGYFNGTIRAWDIKGQRAVIIREVKEHKKAVTCFALSETGQNLLSGSADKSIRVWKMAQRKLECVEVFQIKEAVQKFDIYGDKIIVLTHKNVLKFSCSARSTQTFYKSKHVKSLALSQGKAYLGCGDLSIQELDVSVESKIEIRAPTRSWRISKQSISSIVLYKDWMYCGGSQVEGSAIKDWKRRCKPTMTMPMPKGTNVEAMAVVEDFIYLTCNKSPSVIQIWLREKQQKVGRLSAGSKITSIFTANDIIFCGTETGLIKAWIPL, from the exons ATGACAGCGACGGCGACGGCATTCCCGCCGCACGCCTCCATCTGCTCCCTCATCTCCTTCCTCGGCCACCACCTCGCCGCGCTCCTCGCCGACCCGGCCGACCTCCTCGCCACGCGGCGCCGGTGCGTCAAGCTGCTCGCGGGGCCTTCCCCGCGCCCGGCCTCCTCGgccgacggcgacgacgacgacgccgtCCTCGCCGCTCTGCAGGGCGCCATCGACTCGCTCCCGTCCGCGGCCTCCGCGGACGCGCCCGGAGACGCGGGGCTCCTCCACGACGTCGAGGCGGCGCTGCAGGCGCCCGCGCTGCTGCCGGAGGAGGGGCGGACGGCGGGGCGGGACAACCGGGTCGTCGCCGCGTGCGCCTACTTCTACCTGGCCCTGGTGCGGGCGGCGCAGGGGGACGCGTGGCAGATGGCCGCGCACTTCCTGCAGGCGGTGCTCGTCTCCCCCGCCGCGCTGGCCGGCGGCGGGCTCGCGCCCCGCGCGCTCTGGGACGGGCTGTTCGACGAGGCCGTCCTCGCGCGCGCCGGCGGCGCCGGCGCCAGCGAGGAGGACGCGGCGCGGCGGGCCGCCAGGCGGTACAAGGACTGGCTCATGTACTACAGGGTCGTGGCCGCCGCGCCCGATGGCGCCGGCGCCTCGGCCGACGGTGGCGG GTGCTTTCAGCCGGGAAAATCTGCAGGCTCTGTGATTCCAAGATGGAGAAATGTATCTGAG GAGACGACGGCCCAATGGATCGGACATGAGGAGAAGAGCACGGCCTCCGTCTCCAACATCGGCGGCCATGGTGGCTTCGCCGAGCTGAAGTACTTTCTCAGCTGTGCCGATCAGGAGTTTCAGGAAGATGCCAAGGGGAGCTCTGACAGCAGGTGCCTCCATGAGATGCTCGAGGAGGCCCAGTCCGACTCCCCGGTTTCATTCTACTCGCATATTGATTCTAGCGAAGCAAGCGACAGCGAG CAGGCAGCTCTACATGACAAAGGGAGGCCAGCAAAGATTATGCCTATTAATGCAGATTTCTTGTCAAGTAAACTCCATGAAAG ATCATGCCACAACAAGAGTCTAACATGGTGCACTTCTCCTGAGAATGCAATGATATATGCCCCCGAATCTCCACTTTACACTGTCGATGACGCTGAGATGCAACCAAACAACTTGCAATTAAGCAGATCACAAGGCTCACCGAACAGTCTGTCAACTTCAGTCTTCGATCTGCACAATGCAGACTCATACGCCGTGTCCAACTATTTTAACAAGGATGACATTTCTCCACAATGCACACCCAGGCATGATCTCAGGTGCTTCAGCAACTTCTCAACCAAATTCATCAAGAGAAGTGCTCTATCCGACCTAGTGTCTCGAGGAAGCATGAGTAGGAAATTCAAACCTTTCTCAAACAGTGATGACTGGAGCGATGCCAGCTCGCGCAGCGGGAACAACAGTCAggttgactttcttgaaagattCGAGAAGGCGGTATCAAAACTATTGGTTTCTGACGGGCTAGAAAGCTGCCTAGATGCCAGCTCAGAAGTCACAACTATATGGCAGCTGCTGAGCCATACATCTGAAGTGAGACACAAACCGTCAGTAAGGCAAGACATCCTTGAACAACTGTTTGATAGCATTTCAACAGACAAGAAGGATAAAGTGATCAGAGCATCAGTTTATGTTCTAGTGCTTATGATATCTGAAGATAGGAATGTAATGAGAGACATCAAGAGGAAAGACTTCTATTTATCCAATTTAGCCACTGTGTTGAAGAGAGATGTGCATGAAGCGGTCATTCTGATATATTTATTGGATCCTTCACCTTCAGAGATAAAAAACTTGGAGCTGTTACCTTCACTTCTACACGTGGCCTGTAACACTGCCACCCAAAAATGGCCTACGCTGCTTCCACTGACGCCAACATCTGCATCGATAGCTCTCATTGAGATCTTAGTGACAGCATTCGACTATGTAACGAATAATGTTCACTTGGCCACAATCAGCTCTCCTCCTATTCTCTCTAAGCTTGTTGATGTTGCAAAGAACAACAACTTGGAAGAAGGCATGGCCCTGGCAGCTATTCTCGTCAGGTGTGTGCGACTTAGCGGAAACTGTAAGAAGTTTCTTTCACAGGCTACTCCAGTGGAACCTTTCCTTCACCTTCTCAGAAGGAAAGAGCAGCGTGTCAAGTACGCTGCGCTTGAATACTTCCATGAGATTCTTCAGATTCCTCG GTCCTCTGCAATTTCTTTGCTACAAAAAATATGGCAGCTAGGAGGCATTGCTATTATGCATACATTGGTGGCCTGCCTCCATCAAACTGAACCTGAGCAACGGGTTTTAGCGGCTAATCTCCTCCTTCAATTGGATATGCTG GAAAACCCAGATGGAAGGAGTGTCTTCAAAGATGAAGCAGTGGAGGTCCTACTGGAATCTCTATCATCTCAAGAAAATTTCACTGCACAAGCACTAGCAGCGTCTTTTCTGTCAAATCTTGGAGGGACTTATTCCTGGTCAGGAGAATCCTACACTGCTGCATGGCTATCAAAGAAAGCAGGTCTCACCTCGAAATCTCATAGAAATATGATCAGGAACATCGACTGGCAGGATGCTTGCCTTCAG GATACAGAAATAAACTCATGGAGCAACAAATTTGCACGAGCAATTATAGGAATAGGAGTGCCATTTATCAGTGCACTAGCCAAAGGATTGCAAAGCAAGGTGAAGGGAACCTCACACGACTGCCTAGTATGCGCCGCATGGCTTGCAAGTGAGCTGGCTTCCCTTGGTGAAAATGATATAAGATATTATGCTTGTGAGATCTTGTTGCTTGACATAGTGCACCACCTTCATCCGGGAAACGAGCTTGACGAAAGGGTTCTAGCGTGCATGTGTGTATATAACTACACCTCTGGAAAAG GTAAGCAAAAGTTGATGAGCTTGTCAGAGGGTTCGCGAGAATCCCTTAGGAGGCTTTCATCATTCACATGGATGGCTGAGGAGTTACTTCAAGTTACAGATTACTACCTCCCTAGGAAACCA CGTGTATCATGTGTACATACACAAATCCTAGAGATTGGTCAACCTGGCAATGGAGCAGCAACTGCTATAACATTCTTTAGAGGGCAGCTCTTTGTTGGTTACTTCAATGGCACCATCAGG GCATGGGATATAAAAGGCCAGAGAGCAGTAATCATCAGAGAGGTTAAAGAGCACAAGAAAGCAGTCACGTGTTTTGCACTATCAGAAACTGGACAAAATCTCTTGAGCGGATCAGCTGACAAATCTATTCGG GTATGGAAAATGGCACAGCGCAAGCTTGAGTGTGTTGAGGTATTTCAAATAAAAGAGGCTGTGCAGAAGTTTGATATTTACGGTGACAAAATTATTGTACTTACACATAAAAACGTTCTGAAG TTCTCTTGTTCAGCAAGAAGCACCCAGACATTTTACAAGAGCAAGCATGTAAAATCCTTAGCTCTTTCTCAGGGAAAAGCTTACCTCGGCTGCGGAGACTTGAGTATACAG GAATTAGATGTATCAGTAGAATCGAAGATTGAGATAAGAGCACCTACAAGAAGCTGGAGAATCAGTAAGCAATCAATTAGCTCCATAGTACTATATAAAGATTGGATGTACTGTGGTGGTTCTCAAGTGGAAGGATCTGCCATAAAG GACTGGAAAAGGCGATGCAAGCCCACGATGACAATGCCAATGCCAAAGGGAACAAATGTAGAGGCAATGGcagtggtcgaggacttcatcTACTTGACCTGCAATAAAAGCCCAAGTGTCATTCAG ATATGGTTGAGAGAGAAGCAGCAGAAAGTTGGAAGGCTGTCTGCAGGGAGTAAGATAACGAGCATCTTCACCGCAAACGACATCATTTTCTGTGGAACTGAAACCGGGTTAATCAAG GCATGGATCCCCTTGTGA
- the LOC109733609 gene encoding putative E3 ubiquitin-protein ligase LIN-1 isoform X2 — protein sequence MTATATAFPPHASICSLISFLGHHLAALLADPADLLATRRRCVKLLAGPSPRPASSADGDDDDAVLAALQGAIDSLPSAASADAPGDAGLLHDVEAALQAPALLPEEGRTAGRDNRVVAACAYFYLALVRAAQGDAWQMAAHFLQAVLVSPAALAGGGLAPRALWDGLFDEAVLARAGGAGASEEDAARRAARRYKDWLMYYRVVAAAPDGAGASADGGGCFQPGKSAGSVIPRWRNVSEETTAQWIGHEEKSTASVSNIGGHGGFAELKYFLSCADQEFQEDAKGSSDSRCLHEMLEEAQSDSPVSFYSHIDSSEASDSEAALHDKGRPAKIMPINADFLSSKLHERSCHNKSLTWCTSPENAMIYAPESPLYTVDDAEMQPNNLQLSRSQGSPNSLSTSVFDLHNADSYAVSNYFNKDDISPQCTPRHDLRCFSNFSTKFIKRSALSDLVSRGSMSRKFKPFSNSDDWSDASSRSGNNSQVDFLERFEKAVSKLLVSDGLESCLDASSEVTTIWQLLSHTSEVRHKPSVRQDILEQLFDSISTDKKDKVIRASVYVLVLMISEDRNVMRDIKRKDFYLSNLATVLKRDVHEAVILIYLLDPSPSEIKNLELLPSLLHVACNTATQKWPTLLPLTPTSASIALIEILVTAFDYVTNNVHLATISSPPILSKLVDVAKNNNLEEGMALAAILVRCVRLSGNCKKFLSQATPVEPFLHLLRRKEQRVKYAALEYFHEILQIPRSSAISLLQKIWQLGGIAIMHTLVACLHQTEPEQRVLAANLLLQLDMLENPDGRSVFKDEAVEVLLESLSSQENFTAQALAASFLSNLGGTYSWSGESYTAAWLSKKAGLTSKSHRNMIRNIDWQDACLQDTEINSWSNKFARAIIGIGVPFISALAKGLQSKVKGTSHDCLVCAAWLASELASLGENDIRYYACEILLLDIVHHLHPGNELDERVLACMCVYNYTSGKGKQKLMSLSEGSRESLRRLSSFTWMAEELLQVTDYYLPRKPRVSCVHTQILEIGQPGNGAATAITFFRGQLFVGYFNGTIRAWDIKGQRAVIIREVKEHKKAVTCFALSETGQNLLSGSADKSIRVWKMAQRKLECVEVFQIKEAVQKFDIYGDKIIVLTHKNVLKFSCSARSTQTFYKSKHVKSLALSQGKAYLGCGDLSIQELDVSVESKIEIRAPTRSWRISKQSISSIVLYKDWMYCGGSQVEGSAIKDWKRRCKPTMTMPMPKGTNVEAMAVVEDFIYLTCNKSPSVIQIWLREKQQKVGRLSAGSKITSIFTANDIIFCGTETGLIKAWIPL from the exons ATGACAGCGACGGCGACGGCATTCCCGCCGCACGCCTCCATCTGCTCCCTCATCTCCTTCCTCGGCCACCACCTCGCCGCGCTCCTCGCCGACCCGGCCGACCTCCTCGCCACGCGGCGCCGGTGCGTCAAGCTGCTCGCGGGGCCTTCCCCGCGCCCGGCCTCCTCGgccgacggcgacgacgacgacgccgtCCTCGCCGCTCTGCAGGGCGCCATCGACTCGCTCCCGTCCGCGGCCTCCGCGGACGCGCCCGGAGACGCGGGGCTCCTCCACGACGTCGAGGCGGCGCTGCAGGCGCCCGCGCTGCTGCCGGAGGAGGGGCGGACGGCGGGGCGGGACAACCGGGTCGTCGCCGCGTGCGCCTACTTCTACCTGGCCCTGGTGCGGGCGGCGCAGGGGGACGCGTGGCAGATGGCCGCGCACTTCCTGCAGGCGGTGCTCGTCTCCCCCGCCGCGCTGGCCGGCGGCGGGCTCGCGCCCCGCGCGCTCTGGGACGGGCTGTTCGACGAGGCCGTCCTCGCGCGCGCCGGCGGCGCCGGCGCCAGCGAGGAGGACGCGGCGCGGCGGGCCGCCAGGCGGTACAAGGACTGGCTCATGTACTACAGGGTCGTGGCCGCCGCGCCCGATGGCGCCGGCGCCTCGGCCGACGGTGGCGG GTGCTTTCAGCCGGGAAAATCTGCAGGCTCTGTGATTCCAAGATGGAGAAATGTATCTGAG GAGACGACGGCCCAATGGATCGGACATGAGGAGAAGAGCACGGCCTCCGTCTCCAACATCGGCGGCCATGGTGGCTTCGCCGAGCTGAAGTACTTTCTCAGCTGTGCCGATCAGGAGTTTCAGGAAGATGCCAAGGGGAGCTCTGACAGCAGGTGCCTCCATGAGATGCTCGAGGAGGCCCAGTCCGACTCCCCGGTTTCATTCTACTCGCATATTGATTCTAGCGAAGCAAGCGACAGCGAG GCAGCTCTACATGACAAAGGGAGGCCAGCAAAGATTATGCCTATTAATGCAGATTTCTTGTCAAGTAAACTCCATGAAAG ATCATGCCACAACAAGAGTCTAACATGGTGCACTTCTCCTGAGAATGCAATGATATATGCCCCCGAATCTCCACTTTACACTGTCGATGACGCTGAGATGCAACCAAACAACTTGCAATTAAGCAGATCACAAGGCTCACCGAACAGTCTGTCAACTTCAGTCTTCGATCTGCACAATGCAGACTCATACGCCGTGTCCAACTATTTTAACAAGGATGACATTTCTCCACAATGCACACCCAGGCATGATCTCAGGTGCTTCAGCAACTTCTCAACCAAATTCATCAAGAGAAGTGCTCTATCCGACCTAGTGTCTCGAGGAAGCATGAGTAGGAAATTCAAACCTTTCTCAAACAGTGATGACTGGAGCGATGCCAGCTCGCGCAGCGGGAACAACAGTCAggttgactttcttgaaagattCGAGAAGGCGGTATCAAAACTATTGGTTTCTGACGGGCTAGAAAGCTGCCTAGATGCCAGCTCAGAAGTCACAACTATATGGCAGCTGCTGAGCCATACATCTGAAGTGAGACACAAACCGTCAGTAAGGCAAGACATCCTTGAACAACTGTTTGATAGCATTTCAACAGACAAGAAGGATAAAGTGATCAGAGCATCAGTTTATGTTCTAGTGCTTATGATATCTGAAGATAGGAATGTAATGAGAGACATCAAGAGGAAAGACTTCTATTTATCCAATTTAGCCACTGTGTTGAAGAGAGATGTGCATGAAGCGGTCATTCTGATATATTTATTGGATCCTTCACCTTCAGAGATAAAAAACTTGGAGCTGTTACCTTCACTTCTACACGTGGCCTGTAACACTGCCACCCAAAAATGGCCTACGCTGCTTCCACTGACGCCAACATCTGCATCGATAGCTCTCATTGAGATCTTAGTGACAGCATTCGACTATGTAACGAATAATGTTCACTTGGCCACAATCAGCTCTCCTCCTATTCTCTCTAAGCTTGTTGATGTTGCAAAGAACAACAACTTGGAAGAAGGCATGGCCCTGGCAGCTATTCTCGTCAGGTGTGTGCGACTTAGCGGAAACTGTAAGAAGTTTCTTTCACAGGCTACTCCAGTGGAACCTTTCCTTCACCTTCTCAGAAGGAAAGAGCAGCGTGTCAAGTACGCTGCGCTTGAATACTTCCATGAGATTCTTCAGATTCCTCG GTCCTCTGCAATTTCTTTGCTACAAAAAATATGGCAGCTAGGAGGCATTGCTATTATGCATACATTGGTGGCCTGCCTCCATCAAACTGAACCTGAGCAACGGGTTTTAGCGGCTAATCTCCTCCTTCAATTGGATATGCTG GAAAACCCAGATGGAAGGAGTGTCTTCAAAGATGAAGCAGTGGAGGTCCTACTGGAATCTCTATCATCTCAAGAAAATTTCACTGCACAAGCACTAGCAGCGTCTTTTCTGTCAAATCTTGGAGGGACTTATTCCTGGTCAGGAGAATCCTACACTGCTGCATGGCTATCAAAGAAAGCAGGTCTCACCTCGAAATCTCATAGAAATATGATCAGGAACATCGACTGGCAGGATGCTTGCCTTCAG GATACAGAAATAAACTCATGGAGCAACAAATTTGCACGAGCAATTATAGGAATAGGAGTGCCATTTATCAGTGCACTAGCCAAAGGATTGCAAAGCAAGGTGAAGGGAACCTCACACGACTGCCTAGTATGCGCCGCATGGCTTGCAAGTGAGCTGGCTTCCCTTGGTGAAAATGATATAAGATATTATGCTTGTGAGATCTTGTTGCTTGACATAGTGCACCACCTTCATCCGGGAAACGAGCTTGACGAAAGGGTTCTAGCGTGCATGTGTGTATATAACTACACCTCTGGAAAAG GTAAGCAAAAGTTGATGAGCTTGTCAGAGGGTTCGCGAGAATCCCTTAGGAGGCTTTCATCATTCACATGGATGGCTGAGGAGTTACTTCAAGTTACAGATTACTACCTCCCTAGGAAACCA CGTGTATCATGTGTACATACACAAATCCTAGAGATTGGTCAACCTGGCAATGGAGCAGCAACTGCTATAACATTCTTTAGAGGGCAGCTCTTTGTTGGTTACTTCAATGGCACCATCAGG GCATGGGATATAAAAGGCCAGAGAGCAGTAATCATCAGAGAGGTTAAAGAGCACAAGAAAGCAGTCACGTGTTTTGCACTATCAGAAACTGGACAAAATCTCTTGAGCGGATCAGCTGACAAATCTATTCGG GTATGGAAAATGGCACAGCGCAAGCTTGAGTGTGTTGAGGTATTTCAAATAAAAGAGGCTGTGCAGAAGTTTGATATTTACGGTGACAAAATTATTGTACTTACACATAAAAACGTTCTGAAG TTCTCTTGTTCAGCAAGAAGCACCCAGACATTTTACAAGAGCAAGCATGTAAAATCCTTAGCTCTTTCTCAGGGAAAAGCTTACCTCGGCTGCGGAGACTTGAGTATACAG GAATTAGATGTATCAGTAGAATCGAAGATTGAGATAAGAGCACCTACAAGAAGCTGGAGAATCAGTAAGCAATCAATTAGCTCCATAGTACTATATAAAGATTGGATGTACTGTGGTGGTTCTCAAGTGGAAGGATCTGCCATAAAG GACTGGAAAAGGCGATGCAAGCCCACGATGACAATGCCAATGCCAAAGGGAACAAATGTAGAGGCAATGGcagtggtcgaggacttcatcTACTTGACCTGCAATAAAAGCCCAAGTGTCATTCAG ATATGGTTGAGAGAGAAGCAGCAGAAAGTTGGAAGGCTGTCTGCAGGGAGTAAGATAACGAGCATCTTCACCGCAAACGACATCATTTTCTGTGGAACTGAAACCGGGTTAATCAAG GCATGGATCCCCTTGTGA